One window from the genome of Oryza glaberrima chromosome 3, OglaRS2, whole genome shotgun sequence encodes:
- the LOC127765606 gene encoding bidirectional sugar transporter SWEET16, with protein sequence MADPSFFVGIVGNVISILVFASPIATFRRIVRSKSTEEFRWLPYVTTLLSTSLWTFYGLLKPRGLLIVTVNGAGAALEAIYVTLYLAYAPKETKAKMVKVVLAVNVGALAAVVAVALVALHGGVRLFVVGVLCAALTIGMYAAPMAAMRTVVKTRSVEYMPFSLSFFLFLNGGVWSVYSLLVKDYFIGIPNAIGFALGTAQLALYMAYRRTKKPAGKGGDDDEDDEEAQGVARLMGHQVEMAQQRRDQQLRKGLSLSLPKPAAPLHGGLDRIIKSFSTTPVELHSILHQHHGGHNHHHRFDTVPDDDDEAAAAVAAGGTTPATTAGPGDRH encoded by the exons ATGGCGGATCCAAGCTTCTTCGTCGGAATCGTAG GGAACGTAATCTCCATACTGGTGTTCGCGTCCCCAAT CGCGACTTTCCGGAGGATCGTGAGGAGCAAGAGCACGGAGGAATTCCGGTGGCTGCCGTACGTGACCACGCTGCTGAGCACCTCGCTGTGGACGTTCTACGGCCTCCTCAAGCCCCGCGGCCTCCTCATCGTCAccgtcaacggcgccggcgccgccctcgagGCCATCTACGTCACGCTGTACCTCGCCTACGCTCCTAAAGAGACCAAG GCGAAGATGGTGAAGGTGGTGCTGGCCGTGAACGTCGgcgcgctggcggcggtggtggcggtggcgctggtggcgctgcacggcggcgtgcggctgtTCGTGGTCGGCGTGCTGTGCGCGGCGCTCACCATCGGCATGTACGCTGCGCCGATGGCCGCGATG AGGACGGTGGTGAAGACGAGGAGCGTGGAGTACatgcccttctccctctccttcttcctcttcctcaacGGCGGCGTCTGGAGCGTCTACTCCTTGCTCGTCAAGGACTACTTCATCGGA ATTCCGAATGCAATCGGGTTCGCGCTGGGGACGGCGCAGCTGGCGCTGTACATGGCGTACCGGAGGACGAAGAAGCCGGCGGGgaaaggcggcgacgacgacgaggacgacgaggaggcgcagGGGGTGGCGCGGCTGATGGGGCATCAGGTGGAGATGGCGCAGCAGCGGAGGGACCAGCAGCTGCGCAAGGGGCTGAGCCTGAGCCTGCCCaagccggcggcgccgcttcACGGGGGGCTCGACCGCATCATCAAGTCCTTCTCCACCACCCCCGTCGAGCTCCACTCCATCCTCCACCAGCACCACGGCGgccacaaccaccaccaccgcttcgACACcgtccccgacgacgacgacgaggcggcggcggcggtggccgccggggGCACCACGCCGGCTACGACAGCCGGTCCAGGAGATAGACAttag
- the LOC127767951 gene encoding phylloplanin: protein MAKSSSSLIRSLLLAAALLVAVGISPHAAEASSGGAVMGLVTGVVPCSAGSSINAASVPGFPNAAVQLECGGRAVAGATADGSGAFAINLGKLTAATLTPLLNDRCRVVVTTPLAACDASLAGVAGTLAAPVQLLGDGGAGGGGALGGLGGLIGGITGIIGQIISGVLGNIISIVPSAFSVV from the exons ATGGcaaagtcgtcgtcgtcgttgatcaggagccttctcctcgccgctgccctcctcgtcgccgtcggcatCTCGCCGCACGCCGCGGAGGCTAGTAGTGGCGGCGCCGTCATGGGCCTCGTCACCGGCGTAGTCCCGTGCAGCGCCGGGAGCTCCATCAACGCGGCGTCCGTTCCGGGATTCCCCA ACGCCGCCGTGCAGCTGGAGTGCGGGGgcagggcggtggccggcgcgacggcggaCGGCAGCGGCGCGTTCGCCATCAACCTGGGGAAGCTCACCGCGGCGACGCTCACGCCGCTGCTCAACGACAGGTGCCGCGTGGTCGTCACCACCCCGCTGGCCGCGTGCGAcgcgtcgctcgccggcgtcgccgggacgctggcggcgccggtgcagctcctcggcgacggcggcgccggtggcggcggcgccctcggcgGCCTGGGCGGCCTCATCGGCGGCATCACCGGCATCATCGGGCAGATCATCAGTGGCGTCCTCGGCAACATCATTAGCATCGTCCCATCGGCCTTCTCCGTCGTCTAG
- the LOC127767952 gene encoding phylloplanin-like yields MAAPTSKNLLLVLVVAATAVGIVAPHGSEAAAGRAVTGLVTGVVPCSAGSSINAASVPAFPDAGVQMVCGGRVVGGATADGTGAFTINMGALNATMLMAMAGNQCKVVVTTPLAACDASLAAVAGTLTAPVQLLGGTGGLGGLGGLITLITQILSGLLGEILNIIPLPFSLV; encoded by the exons ATGGCAGCGCCGACGTCCAAGAAccttctcctcgtcctcgtcgtggCCGCCACCGCGGTCGGCATCGTCGCGCCGCACGGCTCCGAGGCCGCGGCGGGTAGGGCTGTCACGGGCCTCGTCACCGGCGTAGTCCCGTGCAGCGCCGGGAGCTCCATCAACGCCGCGTCGGTCCCCGCGTTCCCCG ACGCCGGCGTGCAGATGGTGTGCGGCGGCAGGGTGgtgggcggcgcgacggcggacGGCACGGGGGCGTTCACCATCAACATGGGCGCGCTCAACGCGACGATGCTCATGGCCATGGCCGGGAACCAGTGCAAGGTGGTGGTGACCACCCCGCTGGCGGCGTGCGACGCGTccctggccgccgtcgccgggacGCTCACGGCGCCGGTGCAGCTCCTCGGCGGCACCGGTGGCCTCGGAGGGCTCGGCGGCCTCATCACCCTCATCACGCAGATCCTCAGTGGCCTCCTCGGCGAGATCCTCAACATCATCCCCTTGCCATTCTCCCTCgtctag
- the LOC127767254 gene encoding uncharacterized protein LOC127767254, whose protein sequence is MAFKAATACAASAQGKLGRLVVTGVVPCNTGTLIDVATSPPFPDAKVELRCDGGAVARATTSQNGSFAMEADVASAAVAALAGACERVVDTPLARCDAPLPAAAVANLQQKKIPGVHYIVYLIIH, encoded by the exons ATGGCGTTTAAGGCCGCCACGGCGTGCGCCGCCTCGGCGCAGGGGAAGCTCGGCAGGCTCGTCGTCACTGGCGTCGTGCCGTGCAACACCGGCACCCTGATCGAcgtcgccacctcgccgccattCCCAG ACGCGAAGGTGGAGCTGcggtgcgacggcggcgcggtggcccgCGCGACGACGAGCCAGAACGGGTCATTCGCGATGGAGGCGGacgtggcgtcggcggcggtggcggcgctggcgggAGCGTGTGAGCGGGTTGTGGACACGCCGCTGGCCAGGTGCGACGcaccgctgccggcggcggcagtggcgaacctacaacaaaaaaaaatacccgGGGTCCACTACATAGTTTATCTAATTATTCACTAG
- the LOC127767253 gene encoding dormancy-associated protein homolog 3-like: MGLLDKLWDDTVAGPRPDTGLGRLRKHAAARPAAVKINDPAGDAAMVAVPPTTPAGAEEAPVKVTRSIMIKRPAGYPASPRSAASTPPASPAGSTPPISPFAGAGGRFRRKSSSDAYERATPGTTSHPPPFEV, from the exons atGGGTCTCCTCGACAAGCTGTGGGACGACACCGTCGCGGGGCCCCGCCCCGACACCGGCCTCGGCCGCCTCCGcaagcacgccgccgcccgccccgccgccgtcaaGATCAACG ACCCGGCAGGGGACGCGGCGATGGTGGCCGtcccgccgacgacgccggccggggcggaggaggcgccggtGAAGGTGACGCGCAGCATCATGATCAAGCGCCCCGCGGGGTACCCGGCGTCGCCGAGGAGCGCGGCCagcacgccgccggcctcccccgcCGGATCCACCCCTCCCATCTCGccgttcgccggcgccg GTGGTCGCTTCAGAAGGAAATCATCGTCCGACGCATATGAGAGGGCAACACCTGGGACAACCAGTCACCCTCCTCCCTTTGAAGTGTGA